From Cydia fagiglandana chromosome 6, ilCydFagi1.1, whole genome shotgun sequence, the proteins below share one genomic window:
- the LOC134665225 gene encoding malectin-A: MKVCDSSSKMNYRILWFLSVLSLIRNATGLGEIIYAINAGGPAHTDIYGIHYEKDPLHGRVGTASDYGKQLVMIGRANPKDEILYQTERYHHSTFGYDIPANKDGDYVLVLKFSEVYFNAPNMKVFDVVLNGDHTIVADLDIFDKVGRGVAHDEYIPYSIKNGKLYYNEEESDIRGGKIKVEFIKGYRDNPKINALYVMRGTIDEVPKLSPLVWPDNEAEETREEVEEKSTQSRRASGPKQPDPYSMDESSVLIPVFITIGAFVPLLFCLCKL, encoded by the coding sequence ATGAAAGTGTGTGACTCGTCATCAAAAATGAATTATCGGATTTTATGGTTTCTATCTGTACTTTCATTAATAAGAAATGCAACAGGACTCGGCGAAATAATTTACGCAATCAACGCTGGCGGACCTGCGCACACAGACATATACGGCATTCATTATGAGAAAGATCCTTTGCACGGCAGAGTTGGCACCGCTTCCGACTACGGAAAACAGCTGGTAATGATCGGCAGAGCCAACCCGAAGGACGAGATCTTGTACCAGACGGAGCGCTACCACCACAGCACCTTCGGCTACGATATCCCAGCCAACAAAGACGGGGATTACGTGCTGGTACTCAAGTTTAGCGAAGTATACTTCAACGCTCCCAATATGAAAGTATTCGACGTTGTCCTGAACGGAGACCACACCATAGTAGCCGATTTAGACATTTTCGACAAAGTGGGTCGTGGTGTAGCACATGACGAGTATATTCCATACTCTATTAAAAATGGTAAACTGTATTACAATGAGGAAGAATCTGATATTAGAGGAGGAAAAATAAAGGTAGAGTTCATCAAAGGTTACCGAGACAACCCCAAAATCAATGCTTTATATGTGATGAGGGGTACTATAGATGAAGTTCCTAAACTATCACCATTAGTGTGGCCTGACAATGAGGCCGAGGAGACTAGGGAGGAGGTGGAAGAGAAAAGTACCCAGTCACGCCGGGCAAGCGGCCCTAAGCAGCCTGATCCCTACTCCATGGATGAGAGCTCCGTGCTTATACCTGTGTTCATCACCATAGGAGCCTTCGTGCCCCTCTTGTTCTGTCTCTGCAAACTGTAG